One Arachis hypogaea cultivar Tifrunner chromosome 2, arahy.Tifrunner.gnm2.J5K5, whole genome shotgun sequence genomic window, CATCAATTGGTACATTGAGACATCAGAGAAAGAGACATGTATTGGTGCCTTAGAAGCCAAAAACTCATTGGCCACAACTTGCATTGATGGTCTGGATTTTGGATCAGAGGAGAGGCATGCTAATGCTAGCTTTACAACATGCACAACATCTTGCATATCTTTCCGAGATTTTGGAAGTGGAATCCGTGGATCCAACACATCTTTCACCAATAATTGTTGAGTAGATGGCTTTGTCAGAGTGGAAATGAATTCTCCTGGATGATGTCCCATCATTGTTTCTAAAGCCACCACTCCAAAACTGTAAACATCACACTTTGTAGTCACACTCATGGTGTATGCCAATTCTACAACAATGCAACCAAACAAGTACATAGGTTAATGCAATAAATTTTGTGACAAAATAGTgtgtataaaactaaaaaaaaatacctGGAGCAACATATCCATAGGTGCCAACTAGAAGAGTTTGATTAGATGAATCAGGATCAAGAAGTCTTGCAGTGCCAAAATCTGATACACAAACTTCTAACTCTGAATTGAGCAAATATTGTTGCTGCTGACATCTCGATGAACAATAGGAGGAGTACAATGATGATGCATGTGAGCAAGAGCATATGCTGTCCCTTTAATGATGTTCACCCTCTTGCTCCAATTCAACTCTTGAGCTTCTATCTCATAGGCCAAGTTACAGAACAAGCTTCCTCTTTCCAAGTATTCATACACCAAAAACATGCATCTGTTATGCAAGCAATAGCCATAAAGCCTAATGATGTTCCGGTGGCGAATCTCTGTCAAGACTTCAACTTCATTGCAGAAGCTCTAGTAATAGGATGGATTTTCTGATTCTGTTTTGTGAAGCTTCTTCAATGCAACAGTTTTGCCACTTGGAAGTTTCGCTTTGTAGACACTACCATAAGCACCGGTTCCAATGCAGTATCTGATATCAAAGTCCTCTGTGGCTTCAATGATGTCCTCAAATGCAATTTTACCATCATAGTTCCAAATGGAGAATAAATCTCCATGCTTTGCTGCCTTATTTTTGTGTTTGCGACGATACCTGGCACGGAGAACACAAATTCCAATCCCTGTGGAGCCAAAAGAAATGAGAACGCTGCCCAcaattatcaaaaccaaaaccataaaTAATGGACTGAAATGGTTATTATGATGGTCAGAATCTCTTTGATCTTGTGAATCGCTGCAGTCATAATATCCATCATCCAGAAAGGGATTGCAATATAGATAGTAGAATCGAATAGAGTCGAGCTCCTTTGGTTTCTTGCCACTCAAGTTATTGTGATTAAGGTCTAGATATGAAAGATTATAGCCAATTTGAGAAGGAATGCTTCCATTTAAATGGTTGCGGCTAAGATCCACATGAATACTATGAATAAGGATACCATATGGGATAACACCACAAAGCTGGTTCCCCTGAAGCCTTATATCTGTTAATTGTGTTAATGCAGATATCCATTTTGGTATACTACCAAAAATTGCATTGTTTGAAATATCCAAAACTTTCAGATGGACCAAATGCTCTAATTCTGCAGGAATCAACCCATCTATATGGTTGAATCCAAGTGTCAACTCTTTCAAATGGGTTAAAAGTCCTACACTTGAAGGTATAGAACCATTAATCCAATTTGAATCAAGGTGGAGACTTGTCAAATTTTTTAGACACCCTATTTAATCAGGAATTGGACCTGCTAGCTGATTCAAACTCAGGTCTAAAACCACCAGATTATCTAACTTCCCTATTTCACAAGGGATATAACCGCCTATTCGATTGTCAGAAAGGTTTAGATTCGTTAACTGGGAATTATTTACAAATGTTGTAAGGAGCTTACCAAGAAAACGATTGCGAGAAAGGTCAACAGTCTTCAATTGAGAAAGACTTAGAATCGTTGAAGGAAGCTCACCATCTAGTTGGTTATTGGATATCCTCAAGTGGTTGAGACTAGTCACATGACTCAAACTCAATGGAATGGATCCACTGAACATGTTGAAACTCAAGTCCAATGTGACAAGATTCTCTAACATGCCAATTTCATGTGGAATCTGACCAGTAAATAGGTTGTTAGAGACATCAAACACCATAAGTTGAGGGAAATTTGCTAATGAGAAAGGGATTTCATCTTGAAGATTGTTGGAGGATATGTTAAGTAATGTTAGCTTCTTGAGACTACTTAGTCCCAAAGGGAGTTCATATAGATCCATTTGACTGAGATCAAGGTGGACAAGATTTGAAAAGACTGAGAAATCAATGTCCCTAATATAGAGGTCTCTTTTAAAGGTATAGGTGGAAACTTTTGGAGGTGAAAGCTTTGTAATACTTCCATTGTTATTGCACTCAACACCAGGCCAATTGTTGCAGCGGTTTGAGATATTGTATTGGATACTCCACCAGTGAAGAGAAAGCAAAGCATAGGCTTCTTTATCCAAGAGTGACACTTTGGATGTTGCATTTCTTTGAGTTCCAGGTGGTAAAATGGTATGGGAATTGCTGGAGGCACACAAGAGAAGTTGGATTAATACTATCAAAATTGAAGTGTATATAGCCATGGAAACTAGTTCAATTCCACAGCAACTAAGCCTCAATATCAAAAAGCATATATATGTTCAAGCTTGGTTATTTTTGGAGAATTTCCTTATCCATCTATTAATGTCACAGTGTCATAGTGCCGTTTCCAACAAGCTGTTTACTAAGTCTTCGAGGATAATTAATTTCTAGGAAGGTTAGAACATGTATAAAAAAATGGTGGTGTTTAAGTTCCTTTAGTCATTAATCTTTATTATAAAATTGTGAGGTATCAGAACTCTTCAGAGAAGAGAATGAAAAACAccagcagagagagagagagaaagagagaaagatctAGAAAATTTTTTTCATAGTGTGTGAATTAGAGAAAATGATTTTCATTTACTAATTGTTACATTGACTCTTAGTCTTATATAGTAGTTCTTATAGTAACTACTAACAACCACTAACTGTTCTCAATACTAGCTAACTAACTCTGCCAGCTCAACTTACTTGCTCAATTGCTATTTATccctaacatcccccctcaaattGAGGAAGGTTGTGAAACCAATCTTAGTTTGGACCTGAGACGTATAAATGCATCATGAGATAGAGGTTTTGTAAGGACATTGGCAACTTGATCAAAGGAGGGAATATGCACAACATATGCCTGCTGTTGAACAACCCTATCTCGAATAAAATGCAGGTCAATTTCAAAGTGCTTTGACCTGCTGTGAAGTATTGGATTTCTACTCATTAGTATGGTACTTTGATTGTCACAGTACAGTGCAGGTGCTAGGCCTTGAGGAAGGTGCATTTCAGAGAGCAATTTCTGCAACCATATAGTATCCGTCATAGCATCAGCTAGCGCCCTAAACTCCGCTTCAGTGCTGGACCTGGACACTGAGACTTGTTTTCTGCTAGACCAAGAGATGATGTTCGATCCTAGGAACACACAGTAACCCGTAGTCGATTTGCGATCAACGGGATCAGCGGCCCAATCCGAGTCACAAAACACTAAAATCCTGAAGTCCTCACTCTTATGGAACTCAAGCCCCATGTCTGTCGTGCCTGCCAGATAGCGCAGGATGCGAATGTCTGGCCTTGTTATGGTGGCGTATTGCAAGCCACCAACCACCGACCGATACAGAGTTGGCCTATCAAACACAGCTCCTGAAGCATCAAGCTGAAGACCACTCATCATAGGGGTAGGCATAGCGCGAGCATCAGCCATATCAGCTTTCTTGAGCAAGTCCTTTACATACTTCGTTTGTTTCAGCATTAAGGAACCAGCAGCTGTTCTCTCAGCCTCAATACCCAAAAAGAAGCTCATTTCTCCCAAGTCCTTGAGCGTAAAGACCTCATTCAAATCAGTAATAAGCTTGTTTACCTCACTTGCAGCAGTGCCGGTTACTAGAATATCATCGACATACGCCAAAAGATAGATAATGGAGAGGGAACTGTGCTTGACAAACAAGCAGGGGTCAGAGGTAGTACTGATAAACCCAAAACTCTCAAGGGTACTCTTTAGCTTGAGGAACCATGCACGTGGAGCCTGCTTGAGGCCGTATAGCGCTTTCTCTAGCTTACACACTAAATTAGTGCCAAAATTGTAGCCGTCAGGTTGCACCATGTACACATTTTCAGACAAATCACCGTTGAGAAAGGCATTGTTAAAGTCAAACTGACAAATTCGCCACTGTCTTGACAAAGCAATTGCCAAGACAGCACAGACTGTTGCAGGTTTCGCCACTGGATTGAATACTTCCCCATAATCAAAGCCTTCCCTTTGATGAAAGCCTTTCGCCACCAGCCGCGCCTTATACTTCTGGATACTTCCATTTGGCTGTCTTTTAATGCGGAATATCCATTAACATCCAATTGGGACTGCTGCTGTTGAGGGGTCTACAAGCTTCCAAGTTTTGCACTTCATTAGGGCAGCATACTCTTCATCCATAGCTGCCTTCCGCTGTGGTAAGGTAAGAGCCTGAGCAACTGAAGAGGGCTCTACTTGTGTGAGATCAGGTGAGGAGGAGCAAAGCTGGGAAGAGTATGTCTTGGGCTTGAAAATACCCGCCTGACTTCTGGTTATCATAGGATGAGTGCGCCCAATCTTTGCTTCAGGCGCAGGAACAACACATGATGATTGTTCAGTTAACCTTGCATTACTTAAGGGAAACTCAAAAGTAGAGTTAGAGATACAAGTGTCAGCAGTGAATGGGCAAGAGTCAGTACAAATAGGACTGGCAAATGACTCAATTATGGTTGATGGAGAGGTTGAGGTAGGCTCGGATGAAAATGGAATTGGAGGAGGAGATATAATAGTGGCTGAATCAGGAACTCTCCCTTGATGAGTGGACGAATCAGATTGAAGAGGTGAGGACTCACGGAAACTTGATGAGTGTACTGCTGTGGCTGGGGAATCTGTTGAGGGTATTAGTGTTGTGGGTGCTGGTGTACTAGGGGGTGACTTATGAGGAATTTCGAGAGGTACTGGTGGATGGCGCACATGAATAGGAATAGTGATAAGTTTGGTTGTATGAGGAACTGACGCCTTTAGATTTGagtctttattaaaaaaatagcaaCTGATAAGGAAATTCAGATTCGTCAAAAATTACATGCCTTGCTACATAGAGTTTTCCAGATGGACAAAGGCACTTGTATCCTTTGTGGTGTGGTGAGTAACCCAAAAACAGACACTTGTGAGTCTTAAAGTCAAATTTGTGTGGTTGGTAAGGGCGGAGCTGAGAAAAGCATGAGCATCCAAAGATTTTAAGGAACCTATAGTCTGGAGCTCTATTGTTCAAGAGTTCATAGGGTGATATGTATTGTGTGGTGGTAGAGGGCAGCAAGTTAATGAGGTGAGTTGCAGTGAGGCAGGCTTCATCCCAGAATTTTAGAGGCATGGATGCTTGAGAAAGAAGAGTTAGAGCAGTTTCAATGACATGCCGATGCTTCCTCTCGGCTTTCCCATTCTGTTCATGGGTGTATGGGTAGCTAAGTCTATGTGCAATCCCATTCTCAATCAGAAATTTGGTAAAAGCTTGTGAGGTATACTCTTTACCATTGTCAATTTGAAGTGTTTTAATCTTTTGCCAGttttattttcaatcaacaaCTTGTATTGGACAAATGCTTGCAGGGCTTGGCTCTTGTTTTGGAGAAGATACAAACAGGTATATCTGGTTTtggcatcaataaaaataatgtaGTATCGAAATCCCTAAACACTGGTAATAGGAGAAGGACCACATATATCTGAAAAGATTAACTCTAGAGGGTGGCTATAGACTGTTTGAGAATCAGAAAAAGGAAGATTATGGAGCTTTCCTTGGCAGCACGCATTACACAAGTAGTCTTTGGTTAAAAATTTGCTTTTATTCATATAGCCAATATTACAACTTTGTAATACTTTTTCAACAATTCGTGCACTTGGATGACCTAACCTCTTGTGCCACATATCAAACTCATACACTGACTTAGCATTATAGACAGTGCCTACATTATTAGTGTTACTTCCTACTGTAGAACTAGATGTAAAAGAACTGAGGTTACAGACTCTATGAGTGGATGACAGATGAGGATTCTTGGACCCCGAATTGCCTGATTTATTGCTTGACGGTGCTGCTCATGCAAGCACTCCAACATGCTCAAAATGGTATAACCCTCCTCTAAGAGACCCCTTTAATCGAGTTTTCTTGGTCTCCTAACATTTTACAAAACAATCAACAGGATGGAATTCAAAAAACACATGATTGTCAAGAGCAAACTTGGCGACACTTATTAGATTTTTGGTGATGGAAGGTACATGAAGCAGATTTAATAGTTTAAAGTAGTGAGGGTTGGTCTCATTGGACAGTATAGTTTTTCCAATACTATTTGTACTCATACCTTGGCTATTACCTATTAGCACTTGATCTGTTCCTACATACTCTGAGCCTGTAATCAAGTTGTTTGCATCAAAGGTCAAATGATGTGAAGCTCCGGTGTCCAGGTACCAGGCTTTGTCAGTGAGAGGTGTTGCTGCAGGTGTAGTGGCTAAGAGAGTTTGAACTTGCTGGTCTTGTTGTGGCTGGTGGAAGGAAGAGGGAGGTGGTGTTGGTGCATTACCAGTAGTCTGATGTGGATTCTAGAAATTGTGATTGAAGCAGTGGAAGCATTCCCACACAGTTTGCCCAAATCGATTGCAGAGTTGACACTGTGGCCTGGAGTTACCATAGAAAACTGATCTGTCACCTCTAAAACCACCTCTTTCCCGGAATCTTTCTCTAAAATTCTGACCTCTACCTTGaaattgttgttgctgctgttgaAAATTAGGTTGATATATTTGATAGTTAGGTTGTTGACTTTGTGACCTTAGATCTACATTTTGTGCTAAATTCACTTGCATTGTGCATAAAACAGTCCTTTTAAAACGCTCTACTAGTTCTTCCTGACCCACTAGTAGCGATTCTACTTCACTCTCAGTTATTTCATCAGCTCTAGCATTAATCATGGTTATAAATGCACTATAATCCTCATTTAAACCTTGAGTCATAGCTTCTACAAATTTTTCACTTGAAAGAGGTGCACCTAGGGCAAAGAGAGCATTTGTTACCTTCTTGAGCTTAGACATGTACTCCGTTACAGAACCTTGTAGCTTGATGCCTTTGATCTGTGTTTTGAGTTGCTTCACCTTTGATTTCAGCCGTTTTGCAAAGTATTCCTCTAATTTGTACCAAATCTCACATGCAAATTCACAATTCGCTACCTGACTTGTGAAGCTCGGATCTATTGAAGCAAACAGCCACGACACCAAGAATTGATCGTCCTGCTCCCAATCGAGGAACTCCTGAGTCTCGATCTTTGTTTGGCGATCTCCGTCGGTCCTGAATCGCTTCGGTATCTTCATCGGATTGAGGTGTTCCTTGAGTCTGTTGGATTTGATGAACGCCAGCACTTTTCGTCTCCAAGGTATGAAATTATCTTCATCCAACTTGAATGAAACTGTGTTTATTGCTCGCGCACTTGAGATTGCGGAAGCTTGAGGCTCGCTCGGAGTAGCCATGGATCAGAACCTGAATGCTCTAATACCATGTGAGGTATCAGAACTCTTCAGAGAAGAGAATGAGAAACACCagcagaaagagagagagagagagaaagagagaaagatctAGAAAACTCTTTTCATAGTGTGTGAATCAGAAAAAATGATTTTCATTCACTAATTGTTACATTGACTCTTAATCTTATTTAGTAGCTCTTATAGTAACTACTAACAACCACTAATTGTTCTCAATACTAGCTAACTAACTCTGCCAGCTCAACTTACTTGCTCAATTGCTATTTATCTCtaacaaaaatatatacataattgaGATTAATGGCTAAAATCATTGGAACATCTAAAAActtttgtaattttataaaaGGTCACCATCAAAACGAAAAAAGTGTACATATAATGAATATATTAGATATGAATGATTGTTTAAAACAAGATGAGTGACATATAAAAGTCAATATATGTttcaaaagaaagtgaaagaattAATTCATGGTCATGGAAAGATAAAAATGAATGTTACAAACTAGAAATTGGTTTCACGTTTCAACTATCTCAGACTTTATTTGTTACTAGTTTTATCCCCCGTACCAAGCACgggaattaaaattataattttaaataaatattattcaataaaaatataaattaaattattttaaaataattgattatatagatatatattatataaataataatatttaatatgtaatttattaagagttaaattaatttttaattcttttttaaaaatatagtataaaaaataataattttattttttttagttaatatattatttgtattttttattatgtaattaatttaatgaataagttttattattacttttttactaaaaaaaatctgCTTATATTCTTCTTATATTTAAATTGAGgtcaattaatttagtttttattttcattttaaattttacatttcAATTGGTGAACTCTAAACTTAATATGATTAAGCTAACCACAATAAACATTAATGATAAAGCAACTTATTTTTATATGCAATTCATCATTTATATTCCATAAATATATTATGAATATTGGTGCACTCTAAAAAAATGTTAATTTAAATATTGAGGTCAATTAATCTATCAGTTATATTCATTTTACCTAAATAAATTAACAACTGTAAACACTAATCAGATAAcgactcttttatttctttatatgcAATTCATAAtctatatattctatatatatcATGAATATTGGTACACTCTAAAAATAATGATTTAAAGATTGAGGTCAATTAACCTAATACTTATGTTCATTATAAACCCTATATCTCAATTGGTAAATCCTAAAATTTACATGAGTAAGTTAACTAtcatagtaatttttttttaaaacgtaATTCATCACCTATATTTTATAGATACTATGAGTAATGGTGAAGtataaagaaatataaatttaaacgTTAAGGTCAAATATGATAGTGGCTTAGTGTTATTTGAATTATTAAATCTACATATATCCTAATTGATTAGTGAATTATAAAAGATTGGTGAATTATAAAAGATGCTTATTTAAATGTTGAGGTCAAATATAATAGTAGTTTAGTGTTGTTTGAATTATTAAATCTACatatatcataattaattaaattatttttcttaaccaATTATCTAATGTGAATATTAGATCCTTGAGTTGAATACTAAATTATCCAAACATAACTTTAAAGGATAAATTtataatacaaataataaaaCTTATAAATTTCAGGTTGAGCTTAAGGAAAAAATCACTTAAAAACAAACCTGATAATGGcgaacacaagaaaaaaaattagtacgTATAATGTCTAACAAAATAaagcattaaaataaaaaaaatcactaacaaatatttttgtattatttaagatatacataaaaatttaaaatttgttacttTGAATTTAGATCCATgtaaatacatttaaaaaaaagttaagatcatatttaaaatttaaaataaaaaattattttatttaaatttgtcaaaatttaataatcaaaatgaataatgtaaaaacatttaaaatgcaagatataataatatttttattttaaatactaaattttaatttaaaaatttaatgtaattttaatttttttttaggacTTGGTGTCAACAAAGTTAACCCAAAACGAAAAAAATCAGAATATGCATTGAAATCCAACCCACCCGAGACTTAAACTATCTTGAAACCCGTCCCACCCGTGATTCTGCATcttaagttcttaactaaattcttttgCTGGGAGAGATACAACAAACCTAGATCCAGGCAACACAGCTGCTGCCGACCAGCCATCCTCTTTTCGGAGCCATCTTATAAATGACTATATTATGTTCTATGTCATTAGATTTATGTTTTTATTGAGACTTATGTTATTGTTAATGGATGAAATTGTTATGTATGCTAGAATGTTGGATTGTTGATGGGAttgttataaatttatgttttCCTTCTTGAGCTGCGTTGTgatcaatgttctgaaaatcagACCAGATTGACTGGTCAAATCAGTCTGACCGTAAACCGA contains:
- the LOC140177398 gene encoding MDIS1-interacting receptor like kinase 2-like, with amino-acid sequence MFLVYEYLERGSLFCNLAYEIEAQELNWSKRQQQYLLNSELEVCVSDFGTARLLDPDSSNQTLLVGTYGYVAPELAYTMSVTTKCDVYSFGVVALETMMGHHPGEFISTLTKPSTQQLLVKDVLDPRIPLPKSRKDMQDVVHVVKLALACLSSDPKSRPSMQVVANEFLASKAPIHVSFSDVSMYQLMNQEAYVIDKN